One Keratinibaculum paraultunense genomic window carries:
- a CDS encoding ABC transporter ATP-binding protein, which produces MKKEDTVLEVDDLYVTFNTYEGKLHAVRGISFDLKRGETLAIVGESGSGKSVTAKTIMGLLEKNATIERGKVLYNEMDLLELTDHEMSDIRGSQISMIFQDPLSFLNPVMKIGKQITETLVLKQNVPKKEAKERALKLMEAVGIDQVERRYNQYPFQFSGGMRQRIIIAIALACNPEILICDEPTTALDVTVQAKILELIKQIQKDRNLSVIFITHDLGVVANVADRVAVMYAGKIVEYGTVDEIFKDPRHPYTMSLLCAIPDLETDPNARLYAIPGAPPNLLYPPKGDAFAPRNKFAMRIDLEEEPPMFKVSDTHYAATWLLHEEAPTIDFEYFRSKILDKEGETARQRRNYTEDERPILEVKNLKQYFTSGFGKKKLVVKAVDDISFDIYKGETFGLVGESGCGKTTTGRSIIRIYEPTDGEVYFKGKLISGNLTKEDRKEITRSIQMIFQDPIASLNPRMTVKEIIGEGLRINKLCSTEEELMQRVYDMLEIVGLRKEHANRYPHEFSGGQRQRIGVARALIVNPELIIADEPVSALDVSIQAQVLNLLNDLKNELDLTLLFIAHDLSVVKYFSDRIGVMYYGKLVEIADSDELYNNPLHPYTKSLLSAIPVPDPDYERTRQHIHYDPSMHDYSKEKPEMVEIKEGHFIYASPSEVEEYKKNL; this is translated from the coding sequence ATGAAAAAAGAAGATACAGTATTAGAAGTTGATGATTTATATGTAACCTTTAATACTTATGAAGGGAAATTACATGCTGTCAGAGGTATTAGTTTTGATTTAAAAAGAGGAGAAACTTTAGCTATAGTTGGAGAATCTGGTTCCGGTAAATCTGTTACAGCAAAAACCATAATGGGATTATTAGAAAAAAATGCAACAATTGAGAGAGGAAAAGTTTTATATAATGAAATGGATTTATTAGAATTAACTGACCATGAAATGTCAGACATTAGAGGTTCACAAATTTCAATGATATTTCAAGATCCATTATCATTTTTAAATCCAGTAATGAAAATAGGAAAGCAAATTACAGAAACCTTAGTTTTAAAACAAAATGTTCCTAAAAAAGAAGCTAAAGAGAGAGCCTTGAAACTTATGGAAGCAGTAGGAATTGATCAAGTTGAAAGAAGATATAATCAATATCCTTTTCAGTTTTCAGGAGGGATGAGGCAAAGGATTATAATTGCAATTGCTCTTGCCTGTAATCCTGAAATACTTATATGTGATGAGCCTACTACTGCTCTTGATGTAACAGTACAAGCAAAAATTCTTGAATTAATAAAACAGATTCAAAAAGATCGAAATTTATCTGTAATATTTATCACTCATGATTTAGGAGTAGTAGCAAATGTGGCAGATCGAGTTGCGGTGATGTATGCTGGGAAAATTGTAGAGTATGGGACTGTAGATGAAATTTTTAAGGATCCAAGACATCCATATACAATGTCATTACTTTGTGCAATTCCAGATTTAGAAACAGATCCGAATGCTAGATTATATGCGATACCTGGTGCTCCACCAAATTTACTTTATCCACCAAAAGGAGATGCATTTGCACCAAGGAATAAATTTGCTATGAGAATAGATTTAGAAGAAGAGCCACCTATGTTTAAAGTGTCAGACACACATTATGCAGCTACATGGTTACTGCATGAAGAAGCACCAACCATTGATTTTGAATATTTTAGAAGTAAAATATTAGATAAAGAAGGAGAAACAGCAAGACAAAGAAGAAATTATACAGAAGATGAAAGACCAATATTAGAAGTGAAAAATTTGAAGCAATATTTTACTTCAGGCTTTGGAAAGAAAAAGCTAGTAGTAAAAGCAGTCGATGATATTAGTTTTGATATATATAAAGGTGAAACGTTTGGATTAGTTGGAGAGTCTGGATGTGGGAAAACTACAACAGGAAGATCTATTATTAGAATATATGAACCTACTGATGGTGAAGTATATTTTAAAGGTAAATTAATTTCAGGTAACTTAACTAAAGAGGATAGAAAAGAAATAACTAGAAGTATTCAAATGATATTCCAAGATCCTATTGCATCATTAAATCCTAGAATGACAGTAAAAGAAATAATAGGTGAAGGTTTGAGAATAAATAAATTATGTAGTACTGAAGAAGAATTGATGCAAAGAGTTTACGATATGCTAGAAATTGTTGGTCTAAGAAAAGAACATGCTAATCGATACCCTCATGAATTTTCAGGAGGGCAAAGACAACGTATAGGAGTTGCTAGAGCATTAATAGTAAATCCAGAACTAATAATAGCAGATGAGCCAGTATCAGCATTAGATGTTTCCATTCAAGCTCAAGTACTTAATTTGTTAAATGATTTAAAGAATGAATTAGATCTTACTTTATTATTTATAGCTCATGACCTCTCGGTTGTAAAATATTTTTCAGATAGAATAGGGGTTATGTACTATGGTAAATTAGTAGAAATAGCTGATTCAGATGAATTATATAATAATCCATTACATCCTTATACTAAATCATTATTATCGGCTATTCCTGTACCAGATCCAGATTATGAGAGAACTAGACAACATATTCATTATGATCCGTCGATGCATGACTATAGCAAAGAAAAGCCAGAAATGGTTGAAATAAAAGAAGGTCATTTTATATATGCTTCACCATCTGAAGTTGAAGAATATAAAAAGAACTTATAA
- a CDS encoding phage holin family protein — MDNNEDRNKNRTGQDEAKDWDIGEILIRILVTAIVVGIAAFLTPGFSINSLWSLILASVVIALLDYVIQKFTGVNASPFGRGITGFIVAAIILYVTKFIVPGFNISVWGAIIGALVIGIIDVIIPGKAM, encoded by the coding sequence ATGGATAACAATGAAGATAGAAATAAAAATAGGACAGGTCAAGATGAAGCAAAAGATTGGGATATTGGTGAAATTCTTATAAGAATATTGGTTACAGCTATAGTAGTGGGAATTGCAGCATTTTTAACTCCTGGATTTTCCATAAATAGTTTGTGGAGTCTCATATTAGCATCAGTAGTTATAGCATTGCTAGACTATGTAATACAAAAATTTACTGGAGTAAATGCTTCTCCTTTTGGCAGAGGAATTACAGGGTTTATTGTAGCTGCAATAATATTATATGTAACCAAATTTATAGTACCAGGATTCAATATATCTGTATGGGGTGCTATAATAGGAGCATTAGTAATAGGTATAATAGATGTGATAATACCAGGAAAGGCAATGTAG
- the rsmA gene encoding 16S rRNA (adenine(1518)-N(6)/adenine(1519)-N(6))-dimethyltransferase RsmA → MNNRRLYSPKYVKEILDKYGFKFSKSLGQNFLIDGNIVRKISQIANITDKDCVLEIGPGIGTLTEELALNAKKVVAVEIDEKLLPILEETLQAHDNVEIIHGDILNMDITKIIDEHMDGGPIKVVANLPYYVTTPIIAKLLEEDLNIHSIVVMVQKEVGERMIASPGSKQYGSLSVFVSFYTYPEIKMDVPKTVFMPQPKVDSVVIKLNMKEELPKVDRKVFFKVVRSAFGKRRKTILNALSSGLGVEKETIREVLESLNISTNIRAENLKIEDFIKISQTLPPLNIY, encoded by the coding sequence ATGAATAATAGAAGATTGTATTCACCTAAATATGTAAAAGAGATATTAGACAAATATGGATTTAAATTTTCTAAAAGTTTAGGGCAAAATTTTTTAATTGATGGAAATATAGTAAGAAAAATATCTCAGATAGCAAATATAACAGATAAAGATTGTGTATTGGAAATAGGGCCAGGCATTGGTACTTTAACAGAAGAATTAGCTCTTAATGCTAAAAAGGTGGTAGCAGTAGAAATAGATGAAAAGCTACTTCCCATATTGGAAGAAACTCTACAAGCTCATGACAATGTAGAAATTATCCATGGGGATATATTAAATATGGATATCACAAAAATTATAGACGAGCATATGGACGGAGGGCCTATAAAGGTGGTAGCTAATCTCCCTTATTATGTTACCACCCCCATAATAGCAAAATTATTAGAAGAGGATTTAAATATTCATTCTATAGTAGTTATGGTTCAAAAAGAGGTAGGAGAAAGAATGATAGCTTCACCTGGCAGTAAACAGTATGGTTCTCTTTCTGTATTTGTTAGTTTTTATACCTACCCAGAAATAAAAATGGATGTACCTAAAACTGTATTTATGCCTCAGCCCAAGGTAGATTCAGTAGTGATCAAATTAAATATGAAAGAAGAGCTTCCAAAGGTTGATAGAAAAGTGTTCTTTAAGGTGGTAAGGTCTGCCTTTGGTAAGAGGCGAAAGACTATATTAAATGCATTATCATCTGGGTTAGGTGTTGAGAAGGAAACTATAAGGGAAGTACTTGAGAGCTTAAATATTTCTACAAATATAAGAGCAGAAAACTTAAAAATTGAGGATTTCATAAAGATTAGTCAAACATTGCCTCCTTTAAACATATATTAG
- a CDS encoding late competence development ComFB family protein, which produces MQNYMEILVNEVFNEVKEKYNICSNKNCENDIKATALNNLPPAYFLSSASEGEKKAFLLDRQRKITVLTKITEAVDIVCSKCEHKKKRG; this is translated from the coding sequence TTGCAAAATTACATGGAAATACTAGTAAATGAAGTTTTTAATGAAGTGAAAGAAAAATATAATATATGCAGCAATAAGAATTGTGAAAATGATATTAAAGCAACTGCATTAAATAATCTTCCTCCTGCTTATTTTTTATCTTCCGCAAGTGAAGGAGAGAAAAAAGCCTTTTTACTAGACAGGCAAAGAAAAATTACAGTATTAACTAAAATTACTGAAGCTGTAGATATAGTATGCAGTAAATGTGAACATAAGAAAAAAAGGGGATAA
- the rnmV gene encoding ribonuclease M5 produces the protein MIKEIIVVEGKDDIQAVKSAVEAEVVATGGFGFSKNFIDKLKLAAENRGVIIFTDPDYAGEKIRRSISKELKNCKHAFLPRGKAFKKGDVGVENATKEDIIEAIKKARPIIIEKRQEFVKEDLVNLGLVGSFNSRKKREQLGDILGIGYCNSKQLLNRLNNFGITKEEFIKAFERIDEHE, from the coding sequence TTGATAAAGGAAATAATAGTGGTAGAGGGAAAGGACGATATACAAGCTGTAAAAAGTGCAGTTGAAGCTGAGGTAGTTGCAACAGGGGGATTTGGCTTTAGTAAAAATTTCATAGATAAATTAAAATTAGCAGCAGAAAATAGAGGAGTAATTATATTTACAGATCCAGATTATGCTGGTGAAAAGATTAGAAGAAGCATAAGCAAAGAACTAAAAAATTGTAAACATGCTTTCTTACCTAGAGGTAAAGCTTTTAAAAAAGGGGATGTGGGAGTAGAAAATGCCACTAAAGAAGACATAATAGAAGCCATTAAAAAAGCTAGACCAATAATTATAGAAAAAAGGCAGGAATTTGTTAAAGAGGACTTGGTAAACTTAGGATTAGTTGGTAGTTTTAATTCTCGTAAAAAAAGAGAACAGTTAGGAGATATACTAGGCATAGGATATTGTAATTCTAAACAACTATTAAATAGGCTAAACAATTTTGGAATAACTAAAGAAGAGTTTATAAAAGCTTTTGAGAGGATAGATGAACATGAATAA
- a CDS encoding ArsR/SmtB family transcription factor, with product MNNNMEEKEICEVSATDESTLKNIKESMYDEETINRLAQTFKALADPTRLKIIYVLSKQPLCVCDIANLLDMTQSAISHHLRLLRNLRLVKFKKEGKMVIYSLDDDHVLQLFKQGMDHVRHD from the coding sequence TTGAATAATAATATGGAAGAAAAGGAAATTTGTGAAGTAAGTGCAACAGATGAATCTACCCTTAAGAATATAAAAGAAAGTATGTATGATGAAGAAACTATTAATCGTTTAGCCCAGACATTTAAAGCATTAGCAGATCCTACAAGATTAAAAATAATATATGTATTATCAAAGCAACCTTTATGTGTATGTGATATTGCTAATCTATTGGACATGACTCAATCAGCTATATCTCATCATTTAAGACTATTGAGAAATTTAAGACTTGTAAAATTTAAAAAAGAAGGTAAAATGGTAATATATTCTTTAGATGATGATCATGTATTGCAACTATTCAAACAGGGTATGGATCACGTAAGACATGACTAA
- the metG gene encoding methionine--tRNA ligase — protein sequence MKKFYITTPIYYPSDNLHIGHTYTTVAADTLKKFKKAQGYDVYLVTGSDEHGQKIQQKAKENNMEPKEYVDGIVEDIKKLWAMLEVDYDKFIRTTDKEHEKAVQKIFEKLYKQGDIYKSTYEGLYCTPCESFWSESQLIDGKCPDCGREVYLTKEEAYFFKLSKYRDKIIQLYEENPEFLQPESRKNEMLNNFLKEELEDLCVSRTSFDWGIKVPFDPKHVVYVWIDALLCYITALGYGTEKDEKFKKYWSADVHLVGKEIVRFHAIIWPAVLMALDMELPKKVFGHGWILFEDDKMSKSKGNVIYPEPLIELYGIDAFRYFLLREFSFGQDGSFSKEKFLQRINSDLANDLGNLVSRTTTMVEKYTEGILPEPTKEEKVDKSLIDLATSVKSKVENNMDKLNYSQALEEIWKLIRRTNKYIDETTPWILAKEEEKERLNTVLYNLTESIRIIATLINPFMERTSREILKQIGQKEDICWEESAIWGKIEPGTKVKRGKVLFPRLEIDKELKRLEKANQKLIEERSKKKMAEEYITIDDFDKIKLKVAEIIEVKDHPEADKLLILKLKIGDETRQVVSGIKEYYTPEELVGKKVVVVTNLKPIKLRGEESNGMILAAEKDGKLTLVSTLEDIESGAIIS from the coding sequence ATGAAAAAATTTTATATAACTACACCTATATACTATCCAAGTGATAATCTTCATATAGGGCATACCTATACTACAGTAGCTGCAGATACATTGAAGAAATTTAAAAAAGCACAAGGTTATGATGTATATTTAGTTACAGGTTCTGATGAACATGGACAAAAAATTCAACAAAAGGCAAAAGAAAATAATATGGAGCCTAAAGAGTATGTAGATGGAATAGTAGAGGATATAAAAAAGCTTTGGGCAATGCTAGAAGTAGATTATGATAAATTCATAAGAACTACTGATAAAGAACATGAAAAAGCAGTACAAAAGATATTTGAAAAACTATATAAACAAGGAGATATATATAAATCAACTTATGAAGGATTGTACTGTACTCCTTGCGAATCTTTTTGGTCTGAGTCTCAATTAATAGATGGGAAATGCCCAGATTGTGGTAGAGAAGTTTATTTGACCAAAGAAGAAGCTTATTTCTTTAAACTTTCCAAATATAGAGATAAAATAATACAGTTATATGAAGAAAATCCTGAATTTTTGCAGCCTGAATCTAGAAAAAATGAGATGTTAAATAATTTTTTAAAGGAAGAATTAGAGGATCTTTGTGTATCAAGAACTAGTTTTGATTGGGGTATAAAAGTACCTTTTGATCCTAAGCATGTAGTATATGTATGGATAGATGCTCTTCTTTGCTATATTACAGCGTTAGGTTATGGAACAGAAAAAGATGAAAAATTTAAAAAATATTGGTCAGCAGATGTCCATCTAGTAGGGAAGGAAATAGTTAGATTTCATGCAATAATATGGCCTGCAGTATTAATGGCACTGGACATGGAACTTCCAAAAAAGGTATTTGGGCATGGTTGGATACTGTTTGAAGATGATAAGATGTCTAAATCTAAAGGAAATGTAATATACCCTGAACCATTAATAGAATTATATGGAATAGATGCATTTAGGTATTTTCTTTTAAGAGAATTTTCCTTTGGGCAAGATGGTTCTTTTTCTAAAGAGAAATTTTTACAGAGAATTAACTCTGATTTAGCCAATGATTTAGGCAATTTAGTGAGCCGTACTACTACAATGGTAGAAAAATATACTGAAGGTATTCTTCCAGAGCCAACAAAAGAGGAGAAGGTAGATAAATCTTTAATAGATTTAGCTACTAGTGTAAAATCAAAAGTTGAAAATAATATGGATAAGTTGAATTATAGTCAAGCTCTAGAGGAAATTTGGAAATTAATTAGAAGAACCAATAAATATATAGATGAAACTACTCCTTGGATACTAGCAAAAGAAGAGGAAAAAGAAAGACTTAACACTGTATTATATAATTTAACTGAAAGCATTAGAATTATAGCTACACTTATAAATCCTTTTATGGAGAGAACTTCAAGGGAAATATTAAAGCAAATTGGACAAAAAGAAGATATTTGTTGGGAAGAGTCAGCAATTTGGGGTAAAATAGAACCAGGTACTAAAGTAAAAAGAGGTAAAGTGTTATTCCCAAGGCTGGAGATAGATAAAGAATTAAAAAGACTTGAAAAAGCAAATCAAAAATTAATTGAGGAAAGGAGTAAAAAGAAAATGGCAGAAGAGTATATTACTATAGATGATTTTGACAAGATTAAATTAAAAGTAGCAGAGATTATAGAAGTGAAAGACCATCCTGAAGCAGACAAACTTCTTATATTAAAACTAAAAATAGGAGATGAAACTAGGCAAGTAGTATCAGGCATAAAAGAGTACTATACTCCAGAAGAATTAGTAGGTAAAAAAGTAGTTGTAGTTACTAATCTAAAACCAATTAAATTAAGAGGAGAGGAATCTAATGGAATGATACTAGCAGCAGAAAAGGATGGAAAACTTACTTTAGTATCCACATTGGAAGATATAGAATCAGGAGCTATAATATCTTAA
- a CDS encoding glutaredoxin family protein, translating to MANVIIYTSNTCPYCISAKNYLDEKGIDYIEKNIQTDPSARKELMDMGYMGVPVLIINGEEVVGFDQAKIDELLSK from the coding sequence ATGGCTAATGTAATAATTTATACTAGTAACACTTGCCCATATTGCATATCAGCAAAAAATTATTTAGATGAAAAAGGGATAGATTATATTGAAAAAAACATTCAAACTGATCCGTCTGCAAGAAAAGAGTTAATGGATATGGGTTATATGGGAGTTCCTGTATTGATAATTAATGGAGAAGAAGTAGTAGGTTTTGATCAAGCTAAAATTGATGAATTACTAAGTAAATAA
- a CDS encoding HesB-like protein, protein MNINITEKAQKELKKIMEENKENKKLLRIYIAGYGUGGPSFGLALDELKDGDKKVEVGGFTFLIEKDLADTFKGFTIDYNDNWLRRGFSIIPKKGGSHC, encoded by the coding sequence ATGAATATTAATATAACTGAAAAAGCTCAAAAAGAGCTTAAAAAAATAATGGAGGAAAATAAAGAAAATAAAAAGCTATTGAGAATATATATAGCAGGTTATGGTTGAGGTGGCCCATCTTTTGGTTTAGCTCTGGATGAGCTAAAGGATGGAGATAAAAAAGTAGAAGTAGGAGGTTTTACTTTTTTAATAGAAAAAGATTTAGCAGACACTTTTAAAGGCTTTACCATAGATTATAATGATAATTGGTTAAGACGAGGTTTTAGCATAATTCCTAAAAAGGGAGGATCTCATTGTTAA
- a CDS encoding DUF1858 domain-containing protein, with translation MEITKDMLVGEIIRNKPEAVEILLNFGLGCIGCPASQMESLEEAAMVHGLDIDELLKALNE, from the coding sequence ATGGAAATCACTAAAGATATGTTAGTAGGCGAAATAATCCGTAATAAACCTGAAGCAGTAGAAATATTATTAAATTTTGGACTAGGCTGTATTGGTTGCCCTGCAAGTCAAATGGAAAGCCTAGAAGAAGCTGCTATGGTTCATGGATTGGATATAGATGAATTATTAAAAGCTTTAAATGAATAA
- a CDS encoding TatD family hydrolase has translation MLIDSHAHLDDPRFDKDREEVIKTLKDGDIDLVINPGADLQSSIKSVSLSEQYDNIYAAVGIHPHSAKEMDESTIDILKSFTDREKVVAIGEIGLDYYYDNSPRDIQKQKFIEQLNLAKEVNLPVIIHSRDAAGDTFDILKSAQDGSIEGVLHCYSGSVEMAMEYIKLGFYISIAGPVTFKNARIVKEVAKTVPMDRLLIETDSPYLTPEPHRGKRNEPLYVRYVAGTIAELRGISFEEVATKTAENTKKLFKIG, from the coding sequence ATGTTAATAGATAGTCATGCACATTTAGATGATCCAAGGTTTGATAAAGATAGAGAAGAGGTTATTAAAACATTAAAAGACGGGGATATAGATTTAGTAATAAATCCTGGAGCAGATTTACAATCTAGTATAAAATCTGTATCCCTATCAGAACAATATGATAATATATACGCTGCAGTGGGGATTCATCCTCACTCAGCTAAGGAAATGGATGAATCTACCATAGATATTTTAAAATCCTTTACAGATAGGGAAAAAGTAGTAGCCATAGGGGAAATTGGTCTAGATTATTATTATGACAACTCCCCTAGAGATATTCAAAAGCAAAAATTTATAGAACAGCTAAATTTAGCAAAAGAGGTAAATTTACCAGTTATCATCCATTCAAGAGATGCTGCAGGAGATACCTTTGATATACTTAAATCAGCCCAAGATGGTAGTATTGAAGGAGTACTTCATTGTTATTCCGGTAGTGTGGAGATGGCTATGGAGTATATAAAATTAGGATTTTATATATCAATAGCTGGACCAGTAACCTTTAAAAATGCTAGAATAGTAAAAGAAGTAGCTAAAACTGTTCCTATGGATAGACTTCTTATAGAAACAGATTCTCCTTATTTAACCCCAGAACCCCATAGGGGAAAGAGAAATGAACCTCTATATGTAAGGTATGTAGCTGGTACAATAGCAGAACTAAGGGGAATTTCCTTTGAGGAAGTGGCTACAAAAACAGCAGAAAATACAAAGAAATTATTTAAAATAGGCTAG
- a CDS encoding ABC transporter permease has translation MLRYTIQRLILMAITLFLIVSVSFFVLHAMPGSFIDDPLMPKDVKEAIEDKYHLNDPMIVQYKYFLKDFLKLDFGVSIALQPKVNVNKILATKIPFSVQVNIFSLILSIPVGLILGIAAALNKNKIPDHVISILIILFISVPSFVFASLLQYFLAFKLGWFPIVSSVEKALTWNKFVSIFLPILALSFGSIAGIARYTRSELGEALNSDYMILAKAKGLTQTQATIRHSMRNSFIPLANIIIPMFTGILGGSLVIEKIFSIPGMGSVMIEAINAKDYPVAQGVLFWYSLLGLLTILIVDLSYGIIDPRIRVGGRKE, from the coding sequence ATGCTTAGATATACCATACAAAGACTTATTTTGATGGCTATAACGCTCTTTTTAATTGTTTCTGTTTCATTTTTTGTGCTTCATGCAATGCCAGGAAGTTTTATTGACGATCCACTTATGCCAAAAGATGTCAAAGAAGCTATTGAAGATAAATATCATTTAAATGATCCTATGATAGTTCAATATAAATATTTTTTAAAGGATTTTTTAAAACTTGATTTTGGAGTATCTATAGCGTTGCAGCCAAAAGTAAACGTAAATAAGATATTAGCAACTAAAATACCATTTTCTGTGCAAGTAAATATTTTTTCATTAATATTAAGTATACCTGTTGGGCTTATATTGGGTATTGCTGCTGCTTTAAATAAAAACAAAATACCCGACCATGTTATATCTATACTAATAATATTATTTATATCTGTACCATCTTTTGTATTTGCCTCTTTATTACAGTACTTTTTAGCATTCAAACTTGGATGGTTCCCAATAGTTTCAAGTGTAGAGAAGGCTTTAACATGGAATAAATTTGTATCAATATTTTTACCTATATTAGCTTTATCCTTTGGTTCTATTGCTGGTATAGCAAGATATACTCGTTCTGAGCTTGGAGAAGCATTAAATTCTGATTATATGATTTTAGCTAAAGCTAAGGGATTAACTCAAACTCAAGCTACAATACGCCATTCTATGAGAAATTCTTTTATTCCATTGGCTAATATTATAATTCCCATGTTTACAGGTATTTTAGGAGGTTCACTGGTAATCGAAAAAATATTTAGTATACCAGGAATGGGGAGTGTTATGATAGAAGCAATTAATGCTAAGGATTATCCTGTAGCTCAAGGGGTATTATTTTGGTATTCTTTATTAGGATTATTAACAATTTTAATTGTGGACTTATCTTATGGAATAATAGATCCTCGTATTCGTGTAGGAGGTAGAAAAGAATGA
- a CDS encoding ABC transporter permease: protein MKTENGVKSENKFEFIQIEETIIDEEFEGEAIGFFQDAMIRFRKNKASVVSFIIISIIIVMSIIGPMMNEYDFKQQNLKLALMPARIPGLEKLGIFDGTKKINVRKTSIEEKYKDSLIEIEKEYRVGNTDMATIKVDMYKHRGVKDKYFWFGTDSLGRDQWTRLWRGTRISLIIAVLSMSINIIIGVIYGAVSGYYGGVVDLVLQRISEILGGIPLMVIVILFVIYYGPGIVPIALALCLTGWIGMSRMIRAQFFKYREMEYVLAARTLGASDRTLIFRHILPNAIGIIITMSALAIPGAIFSESFLAYVGLGIQAPEPSIGVLLAEGQQVLLEYPHLTLFPALTISILMISFNLLGNGLRDAFDPTLRGQE from the coding sequence ATGAAAACCGAAAATGGAGTAAAAAGTGAAAATAAATTTGAATTTATACAAATAGAAGAAACTATAATAGATGAAGAATTTGAAGGTGAAGCTATTGGTTTCTTCCAAGATGCAATGATTAGATTTAGGAAGAATAAAGCATCTGTAGTATCATTCATCATTATATCAATTATCATAGTAATGTCTATTATAGGTCCTATGATGAATGAGTATGATTTTAAGCAACAAAACTTAAAACTTGCTTTAATGCCTGCTAGAATTCCAGGGCTTGAAAAATTAGGTATATTTGATGGCACTAAAAAAATAAATGTGAGAAAAACTAGTATTGAAGAAAAATATAAAGATTCTTTAATAGAAATTGAAAAAGAATACAGAGTTGGAAATACAGATATGGCAACTATAAAAGTTGATATGTATAAGCATAGAGGAGTTAAAGATAAATATTTTTGGTTTGGAACTGATTCTTTAGGAAGAGATCAGTGGACAAGATTATGGAGAGGTACTAGAATATCTTTAATTATAGCTGTTTTATCAATGTCAATAAATATAATTATAGGTGTTATATATGGAGCTGTATCAGGTTATTATGGAGGAGTTGTGGATTTAGTATTGCAGAGAATATCAGAAATATTAGGCGGTATTCCTTTAATGGTTATTGTAATATTATTTGTAATATATTATGGACCTGGTATAGTACCTATTGCCCTTGCATTATGTCTCACTGGTTGGATAGGCATGAGTAGAATGATAAGAGCTCAATTTTTTAAATATAGAGAAATGGAATATGTGTTAGCCGCTAGAACTTTAGGAGCTTCAGACAGAACACTTATTTTTAGACATATATTGCCAAATGCTATTGGGATTATCATTACTATGAGTGCTCTTGCAATACCAGGAGCTATATTTTCAGAATCTTTCTTAGCATATGTAGGTTTAGGAATTCAAGCACCAGAACCATCTATAGGAGTATTGTTAGCTGAGGGGCAGCAAGTATTGTTGGAATATCCTCACTTGACCTTATTTCCTGCACTTACTATTTCTATACTTATGATTTCATTTAACTTACTGGGAAACGGTTTAAGAGATGCATTTGATCCAACCTTAAGAGGACAAGAATAG